The following are encoded together in the Oceanobacillus zhaokaii genome:
- a CDS encoding superoxide dismutase family protein, producing the protein MNRWLIIPVMFITVFVLSIFSMNEDKEQENGNGVQSRNASENIEDAIDANSTAAEVPVSLKNTDGEIVATATLTESNDGVKITLEGKNLPPGVHGFHIHEVGLCETPDFKSAGAHYNPTGAHHGFKDPLGPHAGDLKNIEVMEDGTVKIEVLADMVTLNPQGKNTLLTEQGTALMIHEKADDYISQPAGDAGERIACGVIGEKL; encoded by the coding sequence ATGAATCGTTGGTTAATAATTCCTGTCATGTTTATTACTGTATTTGTGCTCAGTATATTTAGTATGAACGAAGATAAGGAGCAAGAAAACGGAAATGGTGTTCAAAGTAGAAATGCTTCTGAAAATATAGAGGATGCAATAGATGCGAATTCAACAGCGGCAGAAGTCCCTGTATCTTTAAAAAATACAGATGGGGAAATTGTAGCAACAGCAACATTAACGGAAAGTAATGATGGAGTTAAGATTACGCTTGAAGGTAAGAACCTTCCACCAGGTGTTCATGGTTTTCACATACATGAAGTGGGATTATGTGAGACGCCAGATTTTAAATCAGCTGGGGCTCATTATAACCCAACAGGAGCACATCACGGATTCAAAGATCCGCTTGGGCCACATGCAGGTGATTTAAAAAATATTGAGGTAATGGAAGATGGAACAGTTAAAATAGAAGTTCTAGCAGATATGGTTACATTAAATCCACAAGGTAAAAACACATTATTGACTGAACAGGGAACGGCATTGATGATACATGAGAAGGCTGATGACTATATCTCCCAGCCTGCTGGAGATGCAGGAGAGAGAATCGCTTGTGGGGTTATCGGTGAAAAATTATAG
- a CDS encoding DoxX family protein, giving the protein MIMEFIRNNKFVAGVLAILRIYIGYTWLMGGLGKVTSGGFDASGFIQGAIANSTGEGATVQAWWGTFLETVALPNVGLFSFLVMWGEILVGAALILGVFTNFAALMGITMNFAFLFSGTVSTNAQMVLITVFLIIAGYNAGRYGLDRWVLPILKNHTPIAKEKEKVKKEVVVA; this is encoded by the coding sequence ATGATTATGGAATTTATTCGCAATAATAAATTTGTCGCTGGAGTATTAGCTATTTTAAGAATTTACATCGGGTACACATGGTTAATGGGTGGTTTAGGAAAAGTAACTAGTGGGGGATTTGATGCAAGTGGATTTATTCAAGGAGCAATTGCTAACTCTACTGGTGAAGGCGCAACTGTTCAAGCTTGGTGGGGAACATTTTTAGAAACAGTCGCATTACCAAACGTTGGATTATTCAGCTTCCTAGTTATGTGGGGTGAGATATTAGTTGGCGCAGCACTTATCTTAGGTGTTTTCACAAACTTTGCAGCATTAATGGGTATTACAATGAACTTCGCTTTCTTATTCAGTGGAACAGTAAGCACAAACGCACAAATGGTACTAATCACAGTATTTCTAATCATTGCAGGTTATAATGCAGGACGTTACGGTCTAGACAGATGGGTTCTTCCTATCTTAAAGAACCACACACCTATCGCAAAAGAAAAAGAAAAAGTGAAAAAAGAAGTTGTAGTCGCATAA
- a CDS encoding GntR family transcriptional regulator, which yields MELPIRLSKDSREPIYHQIENQLKALIAGNHLQAGTPLPSIRVLAKDLEVSVITIRRAYQNLEYQGFIQTLQGKGTFVAEIEKKLKNKVKTTSVYETFEKAVETAINYDYTIEEIEEIFQEVLAACRKGD from the coding sequence ATGGAGCTGCCGATACGTCTGTCAAAAGATTCTCGTGAGCCGATTTATCATCAAATAGAAAACCAGCTAAAAGCTCTAATTGCAGGTAATCACCTGCAGGCTGGGACACCGCTCCCATCCATCCGAGTATTGGCAAAGGATTTGGAGGTGAGTGTCATTACGATTCGCCGTGCATATCAAAATTTGGAATACCAAGGATTTATTCAAACATTGCAAGGTAAAGGAACTTTTGTAGCAGAAATTGAGAAAAAGTTAAAAAATAAAGTGAAAACGACATCCGTCTATGAAACCTTTGAGAAAGCAGTTGAAACTGCAATAAATTACGACTATACCATTGAAGAGATTGAGGAAATCTTCCAAGAAGTATTAGCAGCATGCAGGAAAGGAGATTAA
- a CDS encoding ATP-binding cassette domain-containing protein, translating into MKAYAEISQLQKNIDDFQLGPIDLTIEPETITALVGNNGTGKSTLLKLMMNLASRDSGDIKLFNTSVSNGNESWKRNVAYLPQTIIGMDAYTGNTLKALIESLYPNWDDSLFIEMINLFDVPLNKRFGKLSQGVRQKLNLALTVARNTPLLVLDEPTAFMDIPSKKFFMDILVDWMDKGDRSIIITSHQVEDIKKLSDYLFVLRNGKAIGNFEKEALTENYKRYWLNGLLPNTAIPGEVSRANLQIISNKPEKTEVFLQKNNIGWIDRKSLELEEIITLLLTT; encoded by the coding sequence ATGAAAGCCTATGCGGAAATATCCCAACTGCAGAAAAATATAGATGATTTTCAGCTGGGTCCAATTGATTTAACAATCGAGCCAGAAACGATTACAGCACTAGTTGGCAATAATGGAACAGGAAAGAGCACGCTTCTGAAGCTAATGATGAATCTTGCTTCCCGTGATTCTGGCGATATTAAACTATTTAATACGTCTGTTAGTAATGGGAATGAAAGCTGGAAAAGAAATGTAGCATATCTGCCGCAAACCATTATTGGCATGGACGCTTATACAGGCAACACATTAAAAGCATTGATAGAAAGTCTCTACCCAAACTGGGATGATTCCCTATTTATTGAAATGATAAATCTGTTTGACGTCCCATTAAATAAGCGATTTGGCAAACTATCACAAGGTGTTCGGCAAAAATTAAATCTAGCCTTAACGGTTGCGCGTAATACACCATTATTAGTACTCGATGAACCAACAGCATTCATGGATATCCCTTCTAAAAAGTTTTTCATGGATATATTAGTTGATTGGATGGACAAAGGTGACCGTTCCATTATCATTACTAGTCATCAAGTAGAGGATATTAAGAAACTTTCCGATTACTTATTCGTACTACGTAATGGGAAAGCGATTGGAAATTTTGAGAAAGAAGCATTGACAGAGAACTACAAGCGTTACTGGCTGAATGGTTTGTTGCCAAATACTGCCATTCCCGGAGAAGTTTCCCGTGCCAACCTGCAGATTATCTCCAATAAGCCAGAGAAAACAGAGGTATTTTTACAAAAAAATAACATTGGTTGGATTGACAGAAAATCACTTGAACTGGAAGAAATTATTACGCTGCTTTTAACAACATAG
- a CDS encoding ABC transporter ATP-binding protein, with the protein MLSIDGLEKSFKDKKVLHNISFDVRKGEIMAILGPNGAGKSTTIRNIMGIMYPDAGSITFHKYGGKEIPRHKIGYLPEERGLYKNVKVMDILLYLADLKDYPLDKAKERILMYLKKFDLEGKEKVSIEELSKGMGQKVQFIGSILHEPELLILDEPFSGLDPVSQELFKEEIRSLADQGTAILLSSHQMNLVEEMCDRLFMIQKGHKVIYGTLDEVKTEYANFKCTINGKNQLHDLEAIVDVERVEQHDNSATLYLSRDVNPSKWLRLLPEHLVINELKINRVSLHEIFIDIATGKNLLQEAGASNA; encoded by the coding sequence ATGCTATCAATTGACGGTTTAGAGAAATCATTTAAAGACAAGAAAGTTCTCCATAACATCTCCTTTGACGTTCGTAAAGGAGAAATCATGGCAATTCTTGGGCCAAACGGCGCCGGAAAATCAACTACAATCCGGAATATTATGGGGATTATGTATCCAGATGCAGGATCAATTACATTTCATAAATACGGGGGCAAGGAAATTCCACGACATAAAATTGGTTACCTGCCAGAGGAACGAGGACTTTACAAAAATGTGAAGGTAATGGATATTTTATTGTATCTCGCTGATTTGAAAGACTATCCTTTAGATAAGGCAAAAGAGCGGATCCTTATGTATTTGAAAAAATTCGATTTGGAAGGAAAGGAAAAAGTATCGATCGAAGAACTTTCAAAAGGAATGGGTCAGAAAGTACAGTTTATCGGCTCCATCCTGCATGAACCGGAATTGCTGATTTTAGATGAACCATTTTCCGGACTAGATCCAGTTAGCCAAGAGCTATTTAAAGAAGAGATTCGTAGTTTAGCAGATCAAGGCACTGCGATTCTACTATCCTCTCACCAAATGAATCTAGTAGAAGAAATGTGCGATCGACTCTTTATGATTCAAAAAGGACATAAAGTAATTTATGGCACACTTGATGAAGTTAAAACGGAATATGCTAATTTCAAATGTACAATTAATGGTAAAAACCAACTGCATGATCTTGAAGCAATTGTCGATGTAGAGCGTGTGGAACAGCATGATAATAGTGCTACTCTCTATTTATCAAGAGATGTAAACCCATCAAAATGGCTCAGATTATTACCTGAACATCTTGTAATAAATGAATTGAAAATTAATCGCGTTTCCCTCCATGAAATCTTTATCGATATCGCTACAGGGAAAAACTTACTGCAGGAAGCAGGTGCAAGTAATGCGTAA
- a CDS encoding ABC transporter permease, protein MRNSNKVAKWEIKRNMKNKSYLIGLFLTPILMVIGFTLPGLFNSDDDNSDATQVYVNDELNLFTEMEGIVDQAELNWQLHLTEINETEAQEELKESENTAYLFLNEQVLADGVVPVYTSEEIDTSFINEVRSLTAPLQALQLEQLGLSAEQLAMVSNGIVFNTISTEDSEAESEEGGLETASSDDFLERMIPGAFAGIIFISIVFSGMAIFQSASQEKKDKIAEIILSSITPSELMQGKIIGYFLLGLIQVAVLLVFLVPLVIWKYDMPVMEYLFVPETLILSIIALLGYLLFAAIFVGIGATMSDMTTAGNFQGFVMMLPFLPFAFIGPVIGNPSGLIAQIGTYIPFSSSGVMILRLSLLEEWPWVEIIIGLAILLISIWLCMKLAGKIFKVGILMYGKNASPAEIWKWIRA, encoded by the coding sequence ATGCGTAATTCAAACAAGGTTGCAAAATGGGAAATAAAACGCAACATGAAGAATAAATCATATCTCATTGGATTATTTTTAACGCCCATCTTAATGGTAATCGGCTTCACCCTACCCGGACTTTTTAATAGTGATGATGACAATTCAGATGCAACACAAGTCTATGTTAATGACGAATTAAATCTGTTTACAGAAATGGAAGGTATTGTCGATCAAGCTGAATTAAATTGGCAACTGCATCTGACCGAAATAAATGAAACAGAAGCACAAGAAGAATTGAAGGAAAGTGAAAATACAGCTTATCTCTTTTTAAATGAACAAGTGCTTGCTGACGGTGTTGTTCCCGTTTATACAAGTGAAGAGATAGATACATCTTTTATTAATGAAGTTCGATCATTGACAGCTCCGCTTCAAGCCTTACAGTTAGAACAGCTTGGTTTATCCGCTGAGCAGTTAGCGATGGTTTCAAATGGTATTGTTTTTAATACAATATCCACAGAGGATTCAGAGGCTGAGTCTGAAGAAGGTGGACTAGAAACTGCATCATCAGATGATTTTCTAGAGCGCATGATCCCTGGTGCCTTTGCAGGAATCATTTTTATCTCAATTGTCTTTTCGGGGATGGCGATTTTCCAAAGTGCCTCACAGGAAAAGAAAGATAAAATTGCAGAAATTATTTTATCATCGATTACGCCATCTGAATTAATGCAAGGGAAAATAATAGGTTATTTCTTATTAGGACTTATTCAAGTTGCTGTCCTATTGGTATTCCTTGTTCCACTAGTAATTTGGAAATATGATATGCCAGTTATGGAGTACCTGTTTGTTCCAGAAACATTGATCTTGTCGATCATTGCCCTTCTTGGCTACTTGTTATTTGCAGCTATCTTTGTTGGAATCGGTGCGACAATGTCCGATATGACAACCGCTGGTAATTTCCAAGGTTTTGTAATGATGCTGCCATTCCTGCCATTCGCCTTTATCGGCCCCGTAATTGGCAATCCGAGCGGTTTAATTGCACAGATTGGCACATATATCCCGTTCAGTTCCTCAGGAGTCATGATTTTACGACTTTCATTACTGGAAGAATGGCCATGGGTCGAAATAATAATCGGTCTCGCAATCCTTCTCATCAGCATCTGGCTATGTATGAAATTAGCTGGGAAAATATTCAAGGTTGGTATATTAATGTACGGTAAAAATGCCTCCCCTGCTGAAATTTGGAAATGGATACGAGCTTAG
- a CDS encoding DMT family transporter: protein MILNHSNNSRNFALPLIISIIAISFSAIFVKWSDAPPTISSMYRMWFASLFLLPMVWSNRSEFRKITKKGWYLLFFSGLFLALHFALWFGSLQLTTVASSTIILALQPIISLIGGFFLYKERATGAAMLTMGIAVIGAVMVGWGDFGLSRQAIIGDILSFLCVIAVVCYLLIGQNAVKKVSHWIYSFCVFLFAAIVLTLFNLIANVPLFHYETKEWGIFLLLAIVPTISHVINNWLLNYVNATFISMSILGEPVGATTLAVIILGERLSILQIIGGVIVLVGVFLFLMQQKKRIPA from the coding sequence ATTATATTGAACCATAGTAACAATTCGAGAAATTTTGCCTTGCCATTAATTATCTCGATTATCGCCATTTCATTTTCAGCCATCTTCGTAAAATGGTCAGATGCACCACCAACCATTTCCAGTATGTATCGTATGTGGTTTGCCTCGCTATTTTTATTGCCAATGGTCTGGAGTAATCGGAGCGAATTTCGAAAGATAACTAAAAAAGGCTGGTACTTATTATTCTTCTCCGGCCTCTTTTTAGCCCTTCATTTCGCCCTTTGGTTTGGCTCATTACAATTAACAACCGTGGCAAGTTCAACAATTATACTAGCATTACAACCTATCATTTCATTGATTGGCGGTTTTTTCTTATACAAAGAACGAGCAACAGGTGCAGCAATGTTAACGATGGGAATTGCTGTAATTGGAGCTGTAATGGTTGGCTGGGGAGACTTCGGACTCAGTCGTCAGGCAATTATTGGAGATATTCTCTCTTTCCTTTGTGTAATTGCTGTTGTTTGCTATTTATTAATTGGACAAAATGCAGTAAAGAAAGTTTCTCACTGGATTTATAGTTTCTGTGTCTTTCTCTTTGCAGCTATTGTATTAACTTTGTTTAACCTCATCGCAAATGTTCCTTTATTTCATTATGAAACGAAAGAGTGGGGTATCTTTCTCTTACTTGCAATAGTTCCGACGATTTCTCATGTCATTAATAACTGGCTGTTAAACTATGTAAATGCTACATTCATTTCGATGAGTATTTTAGGTGAGCCAGTTGGCGCGACAACTCTAGCTGTTATAATATTGGGAGAACGACTGAGCATTCTACAAATCATTGGTGGAGTTATTGTTTTAGTCGGTGTGTTTTTATTCCTAATGCAGCAGAAGAAACGCATTCCGGCATAA
- a CDS encoding DUF692 family multinuclear iron-containing protein yields MKFAMNYSVEAKQLVDQGIIDIDMFKCPDFDQQLIRDAQEARHAYVHFALYAGQKNSNEVDWAIIDDLLKKTETPFVNLHMVAYSEDYPEIDIASNDPEHLEQVLEAVIHDIEQVTERYGANNVILENVIYRPDGNTQQAITKPEIITRIIRETNCGLLLDLAHAQMTSGFLDMDVHDYINQFPLDALRELHVTGIQRVDNKLYEHMPLSDANWQLVEWALDNIKQGTWPEPWVVSYEYGGVGPKLEWRSESKVMAEQVPRLFELVKNTQPPGNSL; encoded by the coding sequence ATGAAATTTGCGATGAATTATTCGGTGGAAGCAAAGCAATTAGTCGATCAGGGGATAATCGATATTGATATGTTTAAGTGCCCTGATTTTGATCAGCAACTTATTCGTGATGCACAGGAAGCAAGACATGCATATGTTCATTTTGCATTATATGCGGGACAAAAAAATTCCAATGAGGTTGATTGGGCAATCATCGATGATTTACTCAAGAAGACAGAAACACCTTTTGTAAATTTACATATGGTCGCATACAGTGAGGATTATCCAGAAATAGATATCGCAAGCAATGATCCGGAGCATCTGGAACAAGTGTTAGAAGCGGTAATACATGATATCGAGCAGGTAACGGAACGGTATGGTGCAAATAACGTTATTTTAGAAAATGTAATCTATCGTCCAGACGGAAATACGCAACAAGCGATTACAAAGCCAGAAATAATCACGAGGATTATCCGTGAAACCAATTGTGGATTATTGCTCGATTTAGCACATGCACAAATGACGAGCGGGTTTTTAGATATGGATGTTCATGATTATATAAACCAATTTCCCCTAGACGCATTGCGCGAATTGCATGTGACAGGAATTCAGCGTGTGGATAATAAGCTTTATGAACATATGCCGCTATCGGATGCTAATTGGCAGCTAGTAGAATGGGCGTTAGATAACATAAAACAAGGAACGTGGCCGGAACCTTGGGTTGTTTCCTATGAATATGGCGGCGTTGGACCAAAACTGGAATGGCGCTCCGAATCAAAGGTGATGGCTGAGCAAGTACCGAGATTATTTGAATTAGTGAAGAATACTCAGCCTCCGGGGAATTCATTGTAA
- a CDS encoding flavodoxin family protein, translating into MKIAVIHGSTRENSNTEYLTYHAVPKEKGTHIYLRNHYVQPIIDKRHAADGFPVAKDDHEKLITKMLEHDIIVFSTPIYWYSMSGPMKIFIDRWSQIMKTAHFSHFREELKKKQAYLIVVGGDNPRVKGLPLIQQFNYICQFYGMAFSGYVIGKASRPGEMKKDLAALKAASLLLPTEI; encoded by the coding sequence ATGAAAATTGCAGTTATCCATGGTTCAACAAGAGAAAATAGCAACACCGAATATTTAACGTATCACGCTGTACCAAAGGAAAAAGGGACCCATATTTATTTACGAAATCATTATGTTCAGCCAATTATCGATAAGCGCCATGCAGCTGATGGATTTCCTGTTGCAAAGGATGATCACGAAAAGCTGATAACAAAAATGCTGGAACATGATATTATCGTGTTTTCTACACCAATTTATTGGTACAGTATGTCAGGTCCCATGAAGATATTTATTGATCGCTGGTCACAAATTATGAAAACAGCACATTTTTCCCATTTTAGGGAGGAATTAAAAAAGAAACAAGCATACTTAATTGTAGTAGGTGGCGATAATCCGCGTGTAAAAGGCCTGCCACTTATACAACAATTTAACTATATTTGCCAATTTTACGGTATGGCTTTTTCAGGATATGTCATTGGCAAAGCAAGTAGACCTGGCGAAATGAAAAAAGACCTTGCAGCGTTAAAGGCTGCTTCTTTATTATTACCAACTGAAATATAA
- a CDS encoding N-acetylmuramoyl-L-alanine amidase — protein MNFLRSFSISIGFLLFLLLLIPNVGQAQEGRTYEVSSAVLNVRGEPSNNSEIIGLLSKGNNVMVFQEKYGWVQTYYGGQVGWIAKHHLIPLTNTHTADRNVSENQSSSNNVTVTATSVNIRSGPSTSYSIIGSTYSGDTYPLVATDGDWHQVSLANGSRGWIASWLTDKTTASEESNQISPADTVENGLTDNDNTAIDSSTGGSLAGYNIVIDPGHGGNDPGAIGLGGVYEKDLVSSTSDIVVKQLRAAGATVIVTRLGDHYISLNQRAHISNSYNTDAFISLHYNAFPIIGVHGVNTYYSSQSDYQLARNVHSSLVSNVNLNNRGIIQENYKVLRSTNAPSILMELGFITNPNDLSIIQTSDYQFKVAQSITNGLINYFN, from the coding sequence ATGAATTTTTTACGCAGCTTTAGTATCAGTATAGGTTTCTTGCTATTTTTGCTATTACTGATACCAAATGTAGGTCAGGCACAAGAAGGACGAACCTATGAAGTTAGTTCAGCCGTACTTAATGTTCGGGGTGAACCTAGCAATAATTCAGAAATAATAGGGTTATTAAGTAAGGGAAACAATGTGATGGTCTTCCAAGAGAAATACGGATGGGTGCAAACCTATTACGGTGGACAAGTTGGATGGATTGCCAAGCACCATCTAATCCCGTTAACGAACACTCATACCGCTGATCGAAACGTTTCAGAAAATCAGTCTTCATCAAATAATGTAACTGTCACAGCTACCAGTGTAAATATCCGTTCCGGTCCGAGTACCAGTTATTCGATTATTGGTTCCACATATTCCGGTGATACTTATCCGTTAGTAGCTACAGATGGTGATTGGCATCAAGTATCATTAGCAAATGGATCTAGAGGCTGGATTGCATCATGGCTTACAGATAAAACCACTGCATCCGAAGAATCAAATCAAATAAGTCCGGCCGATACAGTTGAGAATGGCTTAACGGATAATGATAATACAGCGATAGACTCATCAACTGGCGGCTCACTCGCTGGCTATAATATTGTCATTGATCCTGGTCACGGTGGTAACGACCCTGGGGCGATTGGTCTCGGTGGTGTTTATGAGAAGGACCTCGTTTCCAGTACTTCTGACATTGTAGTAAAACAATTACGTGCTGCAGGTGCAACTGTAATTGTTACTAGATTAGGTGATCATTATATATCACTAAATCAACGTGCACATATAAGTAATTCTTACAATACAGATGCATTTATCAGCTTGCATTATAACGCATTCCCGATTATTGGAGTACATGGTGTTAATACATATTACTCTAGTCAATCTGACTATCAGCTTGCACGGAATGTTCATTCTTCTCTTGTAAGTAATGTAAATTTAAACAACCGAGGCATTATTCAAGAGAATTATAAAGTATTACGATCAACCAATGCCCCATCTATTTTAATGGAGCTCGGATTTATAACAAATCCAAATGACTTATCCATTATTCAAACATCTGATTATCAGTTTAAAGTAGCTCAATCGATAACAAATGGCTTAATCAATTACTTTAATTAA
- a CDS encoding MerR family transcriptional regulator: MKEVARKLNTTPRAIRLYEEKGLITPKKDKNNDYRLFTEEEIHRLSTILTLREIGVPIKEIKKSLTDPVMTCMSI, from the coding sequence ATAAAGGAAGTAGCGAGGAAGCTGAACACGACACCGCGAGCAATCCGCTTATATGAAGAAAAGGGACTAATCACACCAAAGAAAGATAAAAATAACGATTACCGGTTATTTACGGAGGAAGAAATCCACCGTTTGAGTACAATTTTAACGCTACGTGAAATTGGTGTTCCGATAAAGGAAATTAAGAAGAGCTTAACAGACCCAGTTATGACATGCATGAGTATTTGA
- a CDS encoding ribonucleotide-diphosphate reductase subunit beta, which translates to MSKALLDKAKTLEPLFPNKSTALFGGKSSGILNWNDIAYPHWYKMYKRLVGNYWQADEINMSSDVKQFPSLSKAEQDAYLKIIGLLATLDAPQTRTALLISLYATDASVQSIMAVIAQQEAVHNESYSYVLSSVVSLDEQNKSFQHGRKDPVLLKRNGNLVKQYNQFVEEPTIDNILKTLVYTSLLEGMFFYSGFAFFYNLARNNKMVGTSTMISYINRDELEHGRFIAELFRATLAENPEQNTAELTDWVYTHFKESVELEIEWSKYVLAEVEGIDLEEMAGYIKYRANKMLRMMGLSEIYPENVDNPMKWIRAYVDNFDGTKTDFFEQKSRQYTKTSDLNGFDDL; encoded by the coding sequence ATGTCAAAAGCATTGCTTGATAAGGCAAAGACATTAGAACCGCTATTTCCAAATAAGTCTACAGCACTTTTTGGTGGGAAATCTAGTGGGATTTTAAATTGGAATGATATTGCTTATCCACATTGGTATAAAATGTATAAACGTTTAGTAGGAAATTACTGGCAAGCAGATGAAATTAATATGTCCAGTGATGTGAAGCAATTTCCTTCATTATCGAAAGCAGAGCAAGATGCATACTTAAAAATTATTGGCCTGCTTGCTACATTGGATGCACCACAAACGAGAACGGCATTACTTATATCTTTATACGCTACGGATGCATCGGTTCAGTCTATTATGGCTGTAATTGCTCAGCAGGAAGCAGTTCATAATGAAAGCTACTCTTATGTGTTATCATCGGTTGTATCACTAGATGAGCAAAATAAATCATTCCAGCACGGAAGAAAAGATCCGGTACTTCTCAAACGGAACGGAAATTTAGTGAAGCAATACAATCAATTTGTAGAGGAACCAACGATTGATAATATTCTTAAGACACTAGTTTATACATCGTTGCTGGAAGGAATGTTCTTCTATTCCGGATTTGCCTTCTTCTATAATCTAGCACGAAACAATAAAATGGTTGGTACATCAACGATGATCAGCTATATCAATCGCGATGAGTTAGAGCATGGCCGATTTATTGCTGAATTGTTCCGGGCAACTTTAGCAGAAAATCCAGAACAAAACACAGCTGAGTTAACAGATTGGGTTTATACACATTTTAAAGAATCAGTTGAACTAGAAATTGAATGGTCGAAATATGTATTAGCAGAGGTAGAAGGTATTGATTTAGAGGAAATGGCTGGCTACATTAAATACCGTGCGAACAAAATGCTGCGTATGATGGGTCTAAGTGAGATTTATCCAGAAAATGTGGATAATCCAATGAAATGGATTCGTGCATATGTGGATAACTTCGATGGTACGAAAACAGACTTCTTTGAGCAAAAATCTAGACAATATACGAAAACTAGTGATCTCAATGGGTTTGATGATCTATAA
- a CDS encoding flavodoxin has translation MRIIIAYLSYSGNTKEVAELIESRLLEEKISVEMHRIGIDRPFDPEDYDYVFIGTFTWATGSTPDEVKDLILEIGYKPDNIAIFGTGDTQFGGDNLFCKAAIKLAKFYNSKWEPLKIEQSPRGSQETMIDEWIEGVLHDVKSIA, from the coding sequence TTGAGGATAATCATTGCATATCTGTCCTATAGTGGAAACACAAAGGAAGTTGCTGAATTAATCGAGTCAAGATTGTTAGAGGAGAAAATTTCAGTAGAAATGCATCGAATTGGGATTGACCGTCCATTTGATCCCGAGGACTATGATTATGTATTTATCGGAACCTTTACATGGGCAACTGGCAGTACGCCGGATGAGGTGAAGGACCTTATTCTTGAAATTGGTTATAAACCAGATAATATTGCGATATTTGGCACTGGCGACACTCAATTTGGTGGGGATAATCTATTCTGTAAAGCAGCGATTAAGCTTGCAAAGTTTTACAATAGTAAGTGGGAGCCTTTAAAGATTGAACAATCTCCACGTGGAAGTCAGGAAACGATGATTGATGAATGGATAGAAGGAGTGTTACATGATGTCAAAAGCATTGCTTGA